The Acidobacteriota bacterium genome has a segment encoding these proteins:
- a CDS encoding type IV pilus twitching motility protein PilT: MTAPSTLSELLARTVERGGSDLHVTVGTPPQIRVHGALEPQSDLQPLTPADARRLIYEALTSAQRQRFEETLELDVSFGIEGVARVRANVFSQRGAPAAVYRLIAETIPELDRLGLPPVVADLVARPHGLVLVTGPTGSGKSTTLAALIDRINAERRGHILTIEDPIEYIHSHRRSIVNQREVHGDTAGFAQALRAALREDPDVVLIGEMRDLETTEAALRLAETGHLTLATLHTSSAVHAIGRVIDLFPAHQQPQVRTQLSLVLEGVVCQALVPVAGGPGRVCAVEVLVATPAIRNLIREDKAHLIYAAMQAGQRQRGMQTMTQALAALHRQGRITREQALDHAANREELEVLMARRRDERGRPSPGGASG; the protein is encoded by the coding sequence ATGACCGCCCCGTCGACCCTGTCGGAGCTGCTCGCCCGCACGGTCGAGCGCGGCGGGTCGGATCTGCACGTGACCGTGGGCACCCCGCCGCAGATCCGGGTGCACGGCGCCCTGGAGCCGCAGTCGGATCTCCAGCCCCTGACGCCTGCGGACGCCAGACGGCTGATCTACGAGGCACTGACCTCGGCGCAACGCCAACGCTTCGAGGAGACGCTCGAGCTCGACGTGTCGTTCGGGATCGAGGGCGTGGCCCGGGTGCGTGCCAACGTCTTCAGCCAGCGGGGCGCGCCGGCGGCGGTCTACCGACTCATTGCGGAGACGATCCCGGAGCTCGACCGGCTCGGGCTGCCTCCCGTCGTGGCGGACCTGGTCGCTCGGCCGCACGGCCTGGTGCTGGTGACCGGCCCGACCGGCAGCGGCAAGAGCACGACGCTCGCGGCGCTCATCGACCGCATCAACGCCGAGCGGCGGGGCCACATCCTGACGATAGAGGACCCCATCGAGTACATCCATTCGCACCGGCGCTCGATCGTCAACCAGCGCGAGGTGCACGGCGACACGGCCGGTTTCGCGCAGGCGTTGCGGGCGGCGCTGCGCGAGGATCCCGACGTCGTGCTCATCGGCGAGATGCGCGACCTGGAAACGACCGAGGCGGCGCTGCGGCTTGCCGAGACCGGTCACCTGACCCTCGCGACCCTGCATACGAGCTCCGCGGTGCACGCCATCGGCCGTGTGATCGACCTTTTTCCCGCGCATCAGCAGCCGCAGGTGCGCACGCAGCTTTCGCTGGTGCTCGAGGGAGTCGTCTGCCAGGCTCTGGTGCCGGTCGCGGGCGGCCCGGGGCGCGTTTGCGCCGTCGAGGTGCTGGTCGCCACGCCGGCGATCCGCAACCTGATCCGCGAGGACAAGGCGCATCTGATCTACGCCGCGATGCAGGCCGGTCAGAGGCAGCGCGGCATGCAGACGATGACGCAGGCGCTCGCGGCGCTCCATCGGCAGGGGCGCATCACGCGGGAGCAGGCGCTCGACCACGCGGCGAATCGCGAGGAGCTCGAGGTCCTGATGGCGCGCCGACGGGATGAGCGGGGCCGGCCGTCGCCGGGAGGGGCGTCCGGATGA